The window GTATTCTTGGTGAGGTACCAACAGAAGAGCAAAACCGGGTTCGGGTGAGACTTGCTGATGTTTTGACGTGTGTAGTCAGCCAGAAACTGGTTCCCAGCCTCGATGGTAAACGTGTTTTAGCTAAAGAAGTGCTTATGGTAAACGCTTCGGTAAGGGCGGCTATCCGAAATAATAACATCAGCGAAATCTACCAGATGTTAATGGAAGGCAGTGAAAAGGGGATGAATACGATGGAACAAGACCTTAAGAGATTGTACACTGATGGCATTATTTCTAAAGAGAATGCTTTAAATCACGCCAACAACAAAACTAAAATGGTTCAACTGCTAAGTGAAGTTAATTACTAAGGCTGAATATGTTATCTAATAAGACATATACCGGAATTGTTGTTGACGAAGAGTTTCTGAAGGTTGCCCGTATTAAAATTACCGGCAAACAAGTTTCTTTAGTCAGTCTGGATAAAGTACGTTTAGTTGAGAGCCTGAAGGGCAAAGCTAAAGCTGCCAAAGAAGAAGAAACCGTTGACGTTTTTGACAGCATTGATGACAGCCTGGATGATGAAGATGTAATTTTTGGTCTGGAAGAAGATGACGAAGATCAAACCGAAGAGTTGGATTTAGATGCTTTTGAGGATGACCTCGATGACCTTGATTTTGATAACCTCGATGATTTAGAAGGTTCTGATGAGATCGTTGATACCGATATGGTTGACGAAACCGAAGCGGCGGCATCCAATGAGCTGCTATTATATAACCTTTTAAGCGCTACAGACACCAAAAGGGTGGATGTGGGTTTAAGTATCCCCGCCGGACAGACTATTTTCCAAATCCTTAAGGATGTCGACTTTTCCGAGACTAAAAGGAAAGATCTTCAGATTATCGTGGATGATCGTCTCGAAGCCCTTCACGGGGTATCCAAAGCCGAAGATTATTATTCGTATTCGGTACGAGATGACGGAGCGCTACTCCTTACCTCCATTGATGATGAGCCGGATTTACTGAAATTAATGAACCGAACCCGTGATATGTATCGCGGAAAATTGTTCATTAATGAGATCTTACCGGACGAAATACTTCTATTGGGGCTTATCCGAGCTAATTATGAGCTCGAAGTAAACAGTATTACCGGTGTGGTTCAGTTCGGTGAAAAAACCAGCAGAATCCTGTTTTTAAAAGGCTCTCAGCTTTGGATTGTGTCACCGATTATTACAGAAGGGATTAAGAACCCAAAATTCCTTAACACCATCTTCAGTAAGATCCTTTTCCAGCTTGATACCGGAGAGGTCCCAAATCTGGATCGTCTTATCATCTGTAATAATTCGCTTGGAGATGATGCCATTGAGTTCTTTGAAGAGCGTTTTCAGGATGTAAACGTTTCAGAGTTTGAATTCTCTGATGATTTCTTTGACGCCGAAGATATCAATCCTTCCTCCATTCCTGCTTTTACTACCGCTATAGGCGCTGCATGGTCGGCTTCCGGCTTTCAAAAAGATAAATTTCCAAGCATCTCTTTCTTACCTAACTATGTGAGAGATCGGCAGAAGATTTTCAAGCTGCAGTGGCATGGGTTTTTACTATTGTTATTGATTTTGTTGACTCCCATTATCTCCAACCACTTCTATACTCAAAACGCGGCCGAAATAGATCGCCTGAGAAATGAAGTGAGCACATTAAATTCCCAAATACAATCGCTTGAGCCCACTGTTCAGAGGTATAACCAGATAAGTTCAGACTTAGAACAAATTCAAGCTAAGCTTGTGTTATTGAGTGAGCTGAACCAGGGAACTTTGCGCTGGAGTAAGAATCTCGATCGAATTAACAGCGGGGTAGATGATGTAAACTCTGTGTGGCTGACTGCAGCTACAACTCTTCCTAACGGTGATATCGAATTAAGCGGATATGCAGTTTACAGGGAGCGTATTGCAGAGTTGGCGGATGTATTTGAGGATGCAACCTTATTGAATGTAACCTCAGATCAAATCCGGGAACAGGATGTGTACAGCTTTACGTACGTTGTTTCTGAGTTTTTTGAGGATGAAAGCATCTACACACCACAAAGTGTGCAGGGAATTGAAGAATTAATAGAAGGGAACTAATAGTCAATTGTCATACGCGGTCCGAAATACCATCATTCTGTTAGTAACACTTACGCTGTTTGTGGGTGCTGCTTTCTCATATATCAAGTTTTTCCAGATGTCTGAATTGCAAGAGCTTCAGACTTCGGTAACGGAAAAGCAAAAGGATTTTAACAGTAAGAAGTCTACCAGTGATGCCTTTCCGGCTTTAAATCAGAGATACCAACAGGCGCTTTCTATTATTGAGAATGCAGATAAATCACTTTTTAAGTCGCCCAATCCCGATGATATTTACGATTACCTGAACTATATAAGTAACAGCAGTACGTCATCTAAAGTGTTTTTTGATTTTGTTTTCGTTGATTCCACAGCTCAGGATCAATATGGTATTGTAAATGCAGAAATAAACGGATACGGTTCTTACACTAATTTCGTGAATTTTGTGAATAAGATTGAGAACAGCCAGCTGTTGAATAAAGTCTCTGAGATTACGCTCACACCGCCCAGCTCTAATCCCGAAGAACTTAATGACATTACATTTACATTTATTTTAGAAAGCTACTACGAGCGCATACCCATCCAGGATGGTTTGACCCTGACCAGTCAGCTAACAATGGATGAACGTGTTTCAACATTTAACCCATTTTATCCACTTATACAGGAAGTGATTCCACCCAATGATGATAATCTCATTAATGTGGAGCAAAGCAGATTAATAGGCCTTACTGCATCACGAATTTTTCTCGTAGATCAGGGAGGAAACATAAATTCACTTAGAAAAGGGGATGAAGTGTACCTTGGTGAATTAGAATCTATAGACCTTAAAAATAAATCCGCTACTTTTAATCTAAACAAAGGTGGCATCACGGAATTGGTTACCTTGGAGATAGAGCGATGAAACCCATGAAAGCAACAATCTACACAAAAGGTTTTTTGTCATTAGTCCTTTTCGGCTTGGTAAGTTTACTACAACCGCAGCTTGTACATGCTCAGGTAGTCGATCCTCTAAAAGAATACACCAATCCGGAAGAGATCGTAGCTTTCGACAAAAGTACGACCTACAACGAGGCTATTGAGATAATTAATACCTTTGCCCAGGAATTTGAAAACAGGTTTATTGTTGACAATTCTGCCTACAGCGGAACCATTGGAGTTACGTTGCCAGCCATGCACTGGAAAGATGCTCTTCAATACATCATGCGGTTTAATAACCTTGAGCTGGAAGAATACGAAGACTTTTACGAAATAAATGTCCCGGCACCTCCCACTACGGGAACTACAACTCAGGCTTCAGGAGGAGGTTCTAATGCTTCTCAGGGCCAGCCTCCAACGGCTACAACCCGAACGCAGGAAGTGCGAATTAATGCTACCTTTTTTGAAGGGAATAAAAGAGCACTTCAGGAAATTGGTATTGACTGGTCTACGCTTACAAGCGATGTGCCTGCTAATTTGGGAGATTTTGTAGGTACAGACGGTAATCAAGGCATCCCGGCTACAGAATTTAATGATCAGTTTGTATCCGTTAACTCCTACAATGCGGCCAGTGTTTCTCAGAATGCCTTTAACGCCCTTGTCAATTTAGGCGAAGTCGGTCCCGGTATCAGTGTACAAGCATTATTCAGTGCTTTTGAGGCAGATAACCTCGGTAAGGTTTTAGCCACTCCATCTATTAAAGTGGTGGACGGCGAAGAGGGAAATATCCAGGTAGGGCAGGATTTCTCTATTAAACAGCGTGATATAGCCGGTAACGTTACGGATAACTTTATCAGTACAGGAACCATCCTTACCGTAACCCCCGAAATTATCAATCAGGGCGACACCTCTTTTATATATCTGTCTCTGGAAGTAGAGCGTTCTACCGTACAGCCCGATGTAGTTAGCACCATTGTAAACAAACAGGAAGCCACTACATCTGCTATCCTGCTGAATGGGGAAGCAACCTATGTTGCCGGATTGTATCGTACGGAAGAGTCTTCGGTGCGAAGAGGTGTTCCAATTCTCAAAGACTTACCGGGTTGGTTTTTTGGTCTGCGGTATTTATTTGGATATAACTCAAAAGATTATTCCGAGAATGAACTGATTATCATTGTACAGGCTGAGCTGATTAAACCGGTTTCAGAACGAATTTCAGATCGCAAGCTTACTAAACGCGAAGTGCTGAACAATACCCGTGATGGTATGCGAACCGATTTAGACCGCGTGTTTACCACCGAGACCTTTGACATGCCGGTGGATGAAGAAATAGCTGAAACTCCGCAGGAAGAACAACCGGCTATGGACGATTCAACCCTTGCGGAAACTGACATGGAAGATACCCAACCGGATACCATGACTGTTGAGGAACAACCGGTAGATGCCGAAAAAGAGGATGCACTTACGGATGAGCAACAGGAACTTGCCAAAGATTTAAGCATGCCTGTTGACAAGCCTGAATTAATGGTGGTAGTACCGAAGGCATTCAATTTGGATGAATATCTGGAGTACCAACAGAATGAGCAGGAAGTAGAAACCATGCAGGAAGAGATCTCCAATTTAAAATACTTTGTGATTGGCGGTTCATTCCTTGTTCCGGGTAATGCACAGAATTTTAAATCTACTCTTGAACAAGAAGGCTATAACACGCAAATCTTGTTTAACCCCGAAACCCGATTTAACTACGTAGCTTACGAAGGATTTGCCGATTTCAGTACGGCTGTTGAACGAACGCTTGAAATCAGGGACAGCTTTAACAGTGAAGCATGGTTGTTTACTCTGAGAAACGGAAACAACCCAAATGCTGAGCGGGTTAACGGCAGCAGCGAATAAAAATAATCAGGAGTGAGCCTTCAGGTACTGAATGGAGACCCGGTTAAAAGCTCCGGGTCGCTCCACGTTACAGACGTGCCCGCAATTTTCGATTACCTTAAGGGTAGAATTCTTGTGCTTCTCCACGATTTGTTTAACAGGAGGGAGAAACATATAATCTTCACTGCCCATCACGTATAACATTGGGGATTCAACCTCTTTTTCTTTGAAGTAACGAAGGAGCGGATTTACCTCATTGGTAAGCTTAAACCATCGCAAAAATTCCTTCTGATATAATTTCTTCGCTTCTCTGATAAACAGGTTTCTGGATTTAGCGTGATGTTTTTTCGGCATAATAATCCAGGCAAATAGTTTATATAACCACATGTAGGGGATGAACCGCTTGAACATGTGCCCGACAAAGACAAGAATCCTGGAGCGCACATTAAGCCGGGTGATGGCCCCACAAAGAATAGAAGATTTAACCCGATCAGGTGCAATCTCGGCAATAGTACGGATGATAATAGTTCCCAATGAGACCCCTATAAAGTGAGCCTTTTCAATGTTGAGGTGGTCCAGCACATCCAGAATGTCCTGACTTATAAACTCAAATGAATAGTTCTCTTCATAATACTTCTGAAGCAGATCTTTTGACTTTCCATGTCCGCGAAGATCAACCATAAGCACGTTAAAATGCTTCTTGAAATCCCTTAGCTGACTGAACCAGATAGATGAGCTTCCGCCAGCGCCGTGCACAAACACAACCCAGTCTCTCTTTTCAGATGATTTATATTCTTTGTAGTACAACATATTTAATGGTACAAATATATATCAATTAAGTAAATATCAAAGCAGCTCAAGCTGGCACGCAATTGAAAATAATCCTAATCCAGCCAGCAGCTCTTCATACGTCAGGGAAGCAGTTAAATAATATGGTATATGATTCAGCTTCCTTCTATAAACCAATTTAGATGATGTAGAGTTTAGATTTCTACCCAAACTGATATCTATATCCACTAACCAAAATCAGCATGACAAAAAGCCCTGTTTTTCTGAAAGAAATTGTTAATTTCTGCCCATGAATTTTCTACGGGCTATTATAAAATTATTCAGCTTTCTGGTTTCAACCTTGTTTTTTTATTCCCTGATTATGCTGTGTCTTTTTGCTGCGGTTGTTGGGTTGAACTATGAAAAATGCAGAGGGTATCTGCTTAGAAGCTGGGGCAAAGTTTGCTGTTGGATCATAGGGATAAGAATAGAGAGTAAAAACAAAGCTCCTGAACCGCCTTTTTTGTTGGTTTCCAACCATCTGAGTTACATTGACATTTTCGTGCTATTCTCGCAGTTAAGATGCCTTTTTGTAGCAAAGAGTGATGTTAAAACCTGGCCGCTAATCGGTTTCATTATCAGAACATGCGGTATTTTATTTATTGACAGAAACAGAAAACGGGATGTAACCAGGGTCAACAAACTCATCTCTAAAAACATAAATACCAATCAGGGCATTATTATCTTTCCGGAAGGGACCACCAGCCCGGGTTACGAAATATTACCGTTCCGATCTTCTTTGCTGGAATACCCTGCGTCCAGGCAATTTCCTGTTTCAACCGTTGCTGTTTCTTACAAAACCGAACGGGAAGAAGCCCCGGCTTACGAAACCATTTGTTGGTGGGATGATACCCCGTTCTTCGTACATTTCTTCAACCTGCTGAAACTAAAATCCTTTACAGCCGTTGTTAATTTTGGTCCTGATAAGATTACGGGCAACGATCGAAAAGTATTGGCTGAACAATTGAAAAGTGATATTGAGAAACAATTCGTACCCGTTATTTCTGAAAAGGAATTCCTTGACCAAAACAGGGAATTCAAACCCATTGCATTCTCTTAATTCCATGAGGAAACTCTGTTCGTGAAGCTTATTCATTTCTGCATATTTCTGATCTTAGTAGTGGGTACATCCATTCCGGTCTCAGGCACTCCAAAGCAAGCCAATGACTCTGTTTCCCAAAATTTGGAGGCTCCTGATACCACCGGGCAGCTTTCTGATACCTTAAAGCTAAAAAAGGACAGCCTTCAGAAGCTGGTGCCTTACCTGGATGACGTTGAGGCTGACTCGAAGAATAAGCTTTTAGTACTGTATATGTTAGCGATCATTCTGGCTACATTTATGAGTGAAGATCTTGCATGTATAGGAGCCGGACTGATGGCTGCACAGGGAATCATTGATTTCTGGCCGGCCGCCATAGCCGCAACAGCCGGAATTTTTATTGGAGATTTCACCCTGTATTTTGCCGGTCGGTTAATGGGGAATGGTATTTTCAATATCCCGCCATTTAAATGGATGGTAAAAAAAGAAAATGTGTACAGTGCCGAAGCCTGGTTTGAAAAGAAAGGCCCTGTAATTTTAGTATTGAGTCGTTTTATTCCCGGAAGCCGGTTTCCCGTGTACCTGAGTGCCGGCATCTTAAAAACGGGATTCTGGACATTCCTTCTATATTTTGGATTAACCGCACTGTTGTGGACGCCCACTTTTGTGTGGCTTTCCGTTTTTGCTGGTAACGAGTTGCTCCTCTTTTATGAAGCCTATGAAGAGTATGCCGTTTGGGCCGCGTTGGCCGTCTTTATATTTATTCTTGTTCTGCTTAAATATTTGGTTCCGGAAATGAAGAAGAAATTCGGGGTTTGACTCATTTCTCTAATAAAAAAGCTTTCAAAGCTTCGAATTTAGATGAAAATGAAGAAGATTTTTTTTGAAGTTCGTCAAAGGAAAGGACGGGAGGTAATTCTATATTGATTTCCTTTTCAACTATTTCCTTGAATTTGTAGGGGTGCGCCGTTTCCAGAAAGATACCTTTGCCGGCTTTATTTGTCAGGTATTCCTTTAATCCTAAAAACCCTACGGCTCCATGGGGATCAAGCACATAGCTTGTCTTATTAAAAACTTGATGGATAGCTTCCCGGGTTTCTCTATCTGAATAAGAATAACCTGTGATGTCACTTTTCATATTTTCATGAGAACCGGAATATAAGTTCAACATTCGCTGAAAATTACTGGGATCACCTACATCCATAGCATTCGAAATGGTTTGAACACTTGACTGGGCCTTGTATTCTGCTGTTTCCAAATACTTTGGGACTGTATCATTTGCATTTGAACAAGCCAAAAAATGCTGTATCGGCAGCCCCAACTGCCTGGCGATCAAACCGGCAGACAAATTTCCGTAGTTACCACTTGGAACTGAAACTACCAGTTGTTGTCTTTTATCTTTTGGAATCTGAGCCACTCCGTAAAAGTAGTATATACTCTGAGGCAGCAATCGGGCAATATTTATAGAATTTGCCGAAGTAAGATTCATCTCTTCAATTAATTCTTTATCGAGAAAGGCTTGTTTGACCATTCTTTGGCAATCGTCGAAGGTGCCATTTACTTCCAGTGCTGTAATGTTTTTTCCAAGAGTAGTCATTTGCTGTTCCTGGAAATAACTAATTTTCCCTGATGGAAAAAGTATGACCACATCAATGTTAGGGACGCCATAAAATCCCTGAGCAACGGCACTGCCGGTATCCCCCGAGGTCGCGACCAAAACCGTTAATTTTTGCTCCGATTTCTTACTGAAATAACTTAAACTTCTTGCAAGGAATCGAGCTCCTACATCCTTAAAAGCAAAGGTTGGGCCATGAAAAAGTTCAAGAGAATAAATATCATCAAAAACTTTAACCAAAGGAATTTCAAAGTTAAGCGTTTCTTCGATTATGGATTTGAGGATGGAATCTGGTATTTCACCATCAACAAAAGGCTGAATAACTTTGTATCCAATTTCAGGAAGGGAATAGTTATCAATATCCCTAAAAAAAGAGGAGGTGAGTTCAGGGATTTCCTGAGGCATATATAAACCATTGTCATCCGGAAGTCCTTTGAGTATCGCCTCTTTAAAAGAGGCTAAAGAAGATTTACCATTTGTACTATAGTACTTCATGTCAGCACCTCAGAACCTTTCGTGTTAATTGGTGATACATGAACATAACTTTCCAACCCTATGCTTTTAAAAAGGGTCTCAAACTTTGTAGCTACTTTTCTGGCTGTTCTTTCCCCTCGGCTTAAAGAAAATACTGAAGGACCAGATCCCGAAATGCTGCACCCGAGCGCCCCGGCATTTATAGCCTCTTCCTTGGCTTCTTTAAAAGAGGGGATTAGCATGCCACGGATCGGTTCAGCTATCACGTCGTGCAAAGACCTGCTAATGAGTTCGTAATCTGCCCTGGCCAGACCGCTTACGAGTCCGCCTATATTTCCCCACTGAGTGATGGCATCTTTCAGCTCAATTTGCTTTCTGAGCATTTTCTTGGCGTCTGCTGTTTTAATTTCGATTTGAGGGTGAACAACAGTTGCTACCAAATCCTCAGGGTATTGAAGCTCTACGACATCCAGGGGGCTATAACTTCTAATCAAAACAAACCCGCCAAGCAGTGAAGGGGCAACATTATCAGCATGGGGAATACCAGAAGCCAGTCGTTCACCTTCCATAGCAAACGGCACGAGTTCTTTTTTGGTAAATGGATTCCCCAGTAATTCATTTATTCCAAAAACAGCAGCAGCTGAACTTGAAGCGCTGGATCCGAGTCCGCTACCAGGTTTTACTTTTTTTGTAAGTTCGAACTCAAATCCGAAGCTTGGCTTTTCTTCAAGAGCATCTAACAAGGCCTGAGCTGAGACAGTAACTACATTTTCCTCAGAATTCTTTGATAAAGAATCAGAACCGTGTATTTCGGAGATATTTAGTCCGGGCTGGTCTGTTTTATTTATAATGAGTTCATCGCCAATATGCTGTAAGGCAAAACCCATCACATCGAAACCACAGGCTACATTTGCTACGGTTGCGGGTGCAAACACTTTTATAGAATCCATATCAGGCAGATGCAATTTTCATGATATCGGCAAAAATACCGGAAGCTGTAACAGCGGCACCGGCACCGGCACCTTTTACAACCAGTGGTTGGTCACTATATCGATTGGTGTGGAAAAGCACAATGTTATCTTTGCCACCCAAATTATAAAAAGGATGATCAGCTTCAAAAGCCTCGAGTCCGGTTTGTGACTTCCCGTCTACGAAGGTAGCTACATATTTAAGACGTTTATTTTGTTTATCTGCTTTTTTGTAGATCTCCTTAAATACCTCATCATGTTCATCAAGCTTAGTATAGAATTCATCTAATGAATCTGTGTTCATGCACTCTTCCGGAACAAATCCATTATTAACGATATCATCAAGCTCCAGTTTATAACCGCTGACTCGGGCCAGAATCAGAATTTTTCGCATGACATCTACACCACTTAAATCAATACGTGGGTCAGGCTCGGTAAAACCGGCTTCTTTGGCTGCCTGTACAACCTCACTGAATTTTTGCGTACCGTCATAATTATTAAATATGAAATTTAAGGTACCGGAAAGAACGGCCTGAATCTTATGAACCTCATCACCGCTTTTGATTAGGTCGTTAAGAGTTGAAATGACAGGAAGTCCGGCTCCGACATTAGTCTCGTATAAAAACTTCGATTTGTACTTAATAGCAGAGTCTGTGAGTTCTTTAAAATTATTGAAAGAGGACGAGCAGGCTATCTTATTTGGTGTAACAATAGAAATACTGCTCTCGAGGACATCTTTATATAGTTTGGCGATGTCTTCTGAAGCAGTAGAATCGATACAAACAGAGTTTCTGAGATTCAGGTCCTTCATTTTTTCCACAAATTTCTCTGTATCCATTTTCTGATGGTTGTTTTCCATCAAATCTTGCCAGTTTTCAAGGTCGATCCCTTCTTCATGAAAGTACATCTGTCGGGAATTAGCTAATCCCGCAATATATACATCAAGGTTATGCTTTTTAGCCAGGTATTCTTGTTGTGCTTTAACCTGTTCTATAAATACCTGTCCAACATTTCCTACACCAATCATAAATAGGTGAAGTTTTCGCCGGTCGGATAGGAAAAAGCTCTCATGGATACTGTTAAGAGATTTTTTGAGATCTTTTTTGTCAATAACCACCGTAATGTTGAGCTCTGTAGAACCCTGTGCAATTGCTCTGATATTCACTCCGTTATGACTGAGCGTATCAAATAGTTTCGCACTCACACCTACTTGCTTTTTCATTCGTGAACCAACAAGAGCAATAATCGACAAACCGGTTTCTACTTCGAGCGGATTGATTTTGTGAGTCTCAATTTCATAGGAGAACTCTTCCGAGATGGCTTGTCGTGCTTTATCGATATCATCCAATGCTATGCCTACCGTAATGGAGTGCTCAGAGGAAGCCTGCGTAATCATTATGACGTTTACCTCTTGCCGGCTTAGTGATCCAAACAAGCGGTAGGAAATATTTGGTACAGCAATCATACCACTTCCTGTAAGCGTGCAAAGTGCAATTTCCTGAATGCAGGAAGTTCCTTTTACAACCTGTCCATTTTCAGGGCCATCTTTAGAGATAAGTGTTCCGGGATTGTCTGATTGAAATGTATTCTTGATATGAACCGGAATATCTGCATCTAATACGGGTTGAATCGTTGGCGGGTAAATCACTTTAGCCCCGAAGTGAGATAATTCCATTGCTTCTTCATAGGAAAGGTGTTCAATGGGATGGGCGTTTGGCACCAGCCGGGGATCTGAAGTCATCATTCCGCTTACATCTGTCCAGATTTGAATTTCTTTGGCTTCAAGGGCTGCAGCTATCAATGCGGCAGTATAGTCGGAACCTCCGCGGCCTAAAGTTGTAATTAATCCATCATTTTTTGATGACGCTACAAATCCGGGACATACAGATATTTGAGCAGCTGATTCAAATTCCTTTTGAATTTTAGTATAGGTGGTTTTTGCATCTACGGTTGCTTTGCCAAACCGATTATCAGTTTTAATAAAATTCTTAGAATCGAGTAGAAGAGTGTCTAACCCGGTTGACCTGAAGTAATCAGAAATAATTGCTGCAGAAAGTACTTCTCCGTAACTCAAAATATGGTCTAATGAACGAGGGGAGAGCTCGCGAATCAAAAATACACCCCGATAAATATCTTCAAGATCGTTCAAAAGAAGTTTAGTACGCGTAAGCGTATTATTTCGCTCTTTTACAGACAGAAGTTCATTGCAAAGTTCAATATGGCGTTTTTCAATGCTTTGGAGAACTTCTTTGTACGATTCCTTCCCTTCGGAAGCCAGCAACGCACATTCCTGTAACTGATTAGTAATACCACCCAAGGCAGATACAACTACAACTACTTTTTGTGATTCAGACTGCTCACTAACGATATTACGGACTTTCTTTAGGTTTTCTGAAGTGGCTACAGAGGTTCCACCAAATTTCAATACAAACATAATCGATTTTAAATAAGATTAATGACTTAAGGCTGTTTGAGAAAGGCATAATGCCAGCTGGCGATATGTAGATAAGCACCCCCTAAGGGGTTGTAATGGTAATCGTAACTGTAGGAATAATGACAGACATAGCGGTGCTAATAGCCATTAGAAGTGCCCGATTTTGACTGCTATGTATCTGATTAAATTTCATACTGAAGTCTATTTTATTTGAACCTTAAAGTAAACCCTGTTTATAAATTTCTCTTTAAGTAAAAAAAATCAGATACAAACAAAAAATTGGTAGCGCTTTTAATCAATGAAAACTTAAATGAGTTAAAAGCATAATTCCATTGCCCGGGTATGAAACAAAAAAGCCCGACTCCTTTCAGAACCGGGCTCTTCACTTTAGTTTGCTTGAAATTAAACAGATTCAATAATTGAATTCAGGGTTTCGCTGGGCCGCATTCGATCGTACACGATTTCACGATTTGGCCAGTAATATCCTTCAATTTCTTCGGGACTTCCCTGGGCAGCGATCAATTCTTCATTGATCTTAGCTTCATTCTCTTCAAGTTTATCGGCTACAGCTTTAAAACGCTCTGCGAGCTCAGCATCTTTGCTCTGGTTAGCCAAAGCCCGGGCCCAATACATAGCCAAGTAAAAGTGGCTGCCTCGGTTATCGTGCTCATTCACCTTACGGGAAGGTGACTTGTCGTTTTGAAGGTACTGGGTATTTGCTTCGTCCAGTGTTTCGGAGAGTACCAAAGCACGGTCGTTATCGAATGTCTTGCCGAGGTGCTCGAGGGAAACGGCCAATGCCAGGAATTCCCCCAAAGAATCCCAGCGGAGG of the Gracilimonas sediminicola genome contains:
- the thrC gene encoding threonine synthase, translating into MKYYSTNGKSSLASFKEAILKGLPDDNGLYMPQEIPELTSSFFRDIDNYSLPEIGYKVIQPFVDGEIPDSILKSIIEETLNFEIPLVKVFDDIYSLELFHGPTFAFKDVGARFLARSLSYFSKKSEQKLTVLVATSGDTGSAVAQGFYGVPNIDVVILFPSGKISYFQEQQMTTLGKNITALEVNGTFDDCQRMVKQAFLDKELIEEMNLTSANSINIARLLPQSIYYFYGVAQIPKDKRQQLVVSVPSGNYGNLSAGLIARQLGLPIQHFLACSNANDTVPKYLETAEYKAQSSVQTISNAMDVGDPSNFQRMLNLYSGSHENMKSDITGYSYSDRETREAIHQVFNKTSYVLDPHGAVGFLGLKEYLTNKAGKGIFLETAHPYKFKEIVEKEINIELPPVLSFDELQKKSSSFSSKFEALKAFLLEK
- a CDS encoding homoserine kinase, which gives rise to MDSIKVFAPATVANVACGFDVMGFALQHIGDELIINKTDQPGLNISEIHGSDSLSKNSEENVVTVSAQALLDALEEKPSFGFEFELTKKVKPGSGLGSSASSSAAAVFGINELLGNPFTKKELVPFAMEGERLASGIPHADNVAPSLLGGFVLIRSYSPLDVVELQYPEDLVATVVHPQIEIKTADAKKMLRKQIELKDAITQWGNIGGLVSGLARADYELISRSLHDVIAEPIRGMLIPSFKEAKEEAINAGALGCSISGSGPSVFSLSRGERTARKVATKFETLFKSIGLESYVHVSPINTKGSEVLT
- the thrA gene encoding bifunctional aspartate kinase/homoserine dehydrogenase I, with the protein product MFVLKFGGTSVATSENLKKVRNIVSEQSESQKVVVVVSALGGITNQLQECALLASEGKESYKEVLQSIEKRHIELCNELLSVKERNNTLTRTKLLLNDLEDIYRGVFLIRELSPRSLDHILSYGEVLSAAIISDYFRSTGLDTLLLDSKNFIKTDNRFGKATVDAKTTYTKIQKEFESAAQISVCPGFVASSKNDGLITTLGRGGSDYTAALIAAALEAKEIQIWTDVSGMMTSDPRLVPNAHPIEHLSYEEAMELSHFGAKVIYPPTIQPVLDADIPVHIKNTFQSDNPGTLISKDGPENGQVVKGTSCIQEIALCTLTGSGMIAVPNISYRLFGSLSRQEVNVIMITQASSEHSITVGIALDDIDKARQAISEEFSYEIETHKINPLEVETGLSIIALVGSRMKKQVGVSAKLFDTLSHNGVNIRAIAQGSTELNITVVIDKKDLKKSLNSIHESFFLSDRRKLHLFMIGVGNVGQVFIEQVKAQQEYLAKKHNLDVYIAGLANSRQMYFHEEGIDLENWQDLMENNHQKMDTEKFVEKMKDLNLRNSVCIDSTASEDIAKLYKDVLESSISIVTPNKIACSSSFNNFKELTDSAIKYKSKFLYETNVGAGLPVISTLNDLIKSGDEVHKIQAVLSGTLNFIFNNYDGTQKFSEVVQAAKEAGFTEPDPRIDLSGVDVMRKILILARVSGYKLELDDIVNNGFVPEECMNTDSLDEFYTKLDEHDEVFKEIYKKADKQNKRLKYVATFVDGKSQTGLEAFEADHPFYNLGGKDNIVLFHTNRYSDQPLVVKGAGAGAAVTASGIFADIMKIASA